In Puntigrus tetrazona isolate hp1 chromosome 24, ASM1883169v1, whole genome shotgun sequence, a genomic segment contains:
- the dtna gene encoding dystrobrevin alpha isoform X3, which produces MIEESGRNSSAMADRRQLFAEMRALDLDSIRLSTYRTACKLRFIQKRCNLHLVDIWNIIEVFRENRLNTMDLSTEFSVSHLQAILSTIFYQLNKRLPTTHQINVDQSISYLLNFLLAAYDPEGVGKISVFVMKMALAALCGGKILDKLRYVFSQISDPNGVMIYSQFDQFLREVLKLPMTVFEGPSFGYTEQSTRTCFPQEKKVSLNVFLDTFMSDPPPQCLVWLPLMHRLANVENVFHPVECSYCHSQSMMGFRYRCQQCDNYQLCQECFWRGHASGSHSNQHQMKEYMSWKSPAKKLSDALSKSLSCASGREPPYPMFSETAEKPLNLTHVVDTWPPRPVTAGNEYILSHSMPSSGNPYSSKTGAHDETKQMKLFSRTAPDLLKGKGVQYSLDIADRLADEHILIGLYVNLLRKDRSCFQESYKNQDDEHFLIARYASRLAADGAAAKTRVPADISLCLDSNKQQRQLIAELENKNKEILQEIQRLRQQHEEASQPPLDKSQQNPTLLAELRLLRQRKEELEQRMSALQESRRELMVQLEQLMLLLKEEELKRANQGPGSSPRSSPSHTINTSIQSVSGNTTPIPMPVQSTSGNTTPSQTPQDSLMGLGGEVQQAFAQGSRRNLRNDLLVAADSITNTMSSLVKELNSEAGSEAGSISDLTFPTSDVLHSRSSSRSGAADKLESGGFYGHDLEKQLNRELKMEERLRHTQEQDKNVLVRPSYRRFQSKNGNKK; this is translated from the exons ATGATTGAAGAGTCAGGCCGCAACAGCAGCGCCATGGCGGACAGGAGACAACTGTTTGCTGAAATGC gTGCACTGGATCTGGACTCCATTAGACTGTCCACATACAGGACGGCATGCAAGCTGAGATTCATACAGAAGAGGTGCAATT TGCATTTGGTGGATATCTGGAATATTATTGAGGTTTTTAGAGAAAACAGACTCAACACCATGGACCTCAGCACAGAGTTCTCTGTGTCACATTTGCAAGCAATACTGTCCACCATCTTTTACCAGCTGAACAAGCGCTTGCCCACAACCCACCAGATCAATGTAGACCAGTCCATCTCGTACCTCCTCAACTTCCTGTTAGCGGCCTACGACCC GGAAGGAGTGGGAAAGATCTCAGTTTTTGTGATGAAGATGGCCCTGGCTGCTCTCTGCGGAGGAAAGATTTTGGACAAACTAAGAT ATGTGTTTTCACAGATATCAGACCCAAACGGAGTGATGATATACTCACAGTTTGACCAGTTCCTAAGAGAGGTACTGAAACTGCCCATGACGGTTTTTGAGGGACCATCTTTTGGCTACACTGAGCAGTCCACGAGAACCTGCTTTCCACAAGAG AAAAAGGTCTCGCTCAATGTGTTTCTTGACACGTTCATGTCGGATCCTCCTCCTCAGTGTCTGGTTTGGTTACCGCTGATGCACCGGCTGGCAAATGTTGAGAATG TCTTCCATCCTGTGGAGTGCTCCTACTGCCACAGCCAGAGCATGATGGGATTCCGCTACCGTTGCCAACAATGTGATAATTACCAACTCTGCCAAGAGTGTTTCTGGAGGGGCCATGCCTCGGGCAGCCATAGCAACCAGCACCAGATGAAGGAGTACATGTCATGG AAATCTCCAGCTAAGAAGCTGTCAGATGCTCTTAGCAAATCTCTGAGCTGTGCCTCCGGTCGAGAGCCTCCTTACCCGATGTTCTCCGAAACAGCAGAGAAACCGCTCAACCTCACTCACGTCGT GGACACATG GCCTCCCAGACCTGTGACCGCTGGAAATGAATACATTCTCTCTCACTCCATGCCTTCCTCAGGAAACCCTTACTCCAGCAAAAC AGGTGCTCATGATGAGACGAAGCAAATGAAGCTGTTTTCCCGGACGGCCCCAGATCTTTTGAAAGGGAAAGG GGTTCAGTACAGCCTCGATATCGCGGATAGGCTCGCTGATGAGCACATACTTATCGGACTTTATGTGAATCTCCTCCGAAAGGACCGTTCATG TTTCCAAGAGAGCTATAAAAACCAAGACGATGAGCACTTCCTCATCGCCCGTTACGCCTCCCGATTGGCTGCTGATGGAGCTGCAGCG AAGACCAGAGTCCCAGCGgacatctctctctgtctggacTCCAATAAACAGCAGCGACAACTTATCGCCGAGCTGGAGAACAAGAACAA GGAGATTTTGCAAGAGATCCAACGCCTGAGACAACAGCATGAAGAAGCTTCCCAGCCTCCGTTAGACAAAAGCCAACAGAACCCAACGTTACTGGCTGAACTGAGACTGCTCAG GCAGAGGAAGGAGGAGTTGGAGCAGAGGATGTCGGCCCTTCAGGAGAGCCGTCGAGAACTCATGGTCCAACTAGAGCAGCTCATGCTTCTCTTAAAG GAAGAAGAGCTAAAAAGAGCC AACCAGGGCCCTGGCTCCTCCCCTCGCTCTTCCCCCAGCCACACCATAAACACATCCATCCAATCAGTGTCCGGCAATACCACACCCATCCCAATGCCCGTCCAATCGACATCCGGCAATACGACACCCAGTCAGACGCCTCAGGACTCGCTCATGGGCCTGGGAGGAGAGGTCCAGCAGGCCTTCGCTCAGG GCTCCAGAAGGAACTTAAGAAATGATCTCCTGGTAGCTGCAGACTCCATAACCAACACAATGTCTTCACTGGTGAAGGAGCTTAACTCGG AGGCGGGGAGTGAAGCGGGCAGCATCTCTGACCTCACGTTCCCAACGTCGGACGTTCTTCACTCCAGGAGCTCTTCAAGATCAGG GGCAGCAGATAAGCTGGAGTCTGGGGGTTTCTATGGGCACGATCTGGAAAAGCAGCTGAACAGAGAGCTGAAGATGGAGGAACGACTCAGACACACGCAGGAACAGGACAAGAACGTCCTGGTGAGACCTTCTTATAGGagatttcaaagcaaaaacgGTAACAAGAA gTGA
- the dtna gene encoding dystrobrevin alpha isoform X4, translating to MVLSEGMIEESGRNSSAMADRRQLFAEMRALDLDSIRLSTYRTACKLRFIQKRCNLHLVDIWNIIEVFRENRLNTMDLSTEFSVSHLQAILSTIFYQLNKRLPTTHQINVDQSISYLLNFLLAAYDPEGVGKISVFVMKMALAALCGGKILDKLRYVFSQISDPNGVMIYSQFDQFLREVLKLPMTVFEGPSFGYTEQSTRTCFPQEKKVSLNVFLDTFMSDPPPQCLVWLPLMHRLANVENVFHPVECSYCHSQSMMGFRYRCQQCDNYQLCQECFWRGHASGSHSNQHQMKEYMSWKSPAKKLSDALSKSLSCASGREPPYPMFSETAEKPLNLTHVVDTWPPRPVTAGNEYILSHSMPSSGNPYSSKTGAHDETKQMKLFSRTAPDLLKGKGVQYSLDIADRLADEHILIGLYVNLLRKDRSCFQESYKNQDDEHFLIARYASRLAADGAAAKTRVPADISLCLDSNKQQRQLIAELENKNKEILQEIQRLRQQHEEASQPPLDKSQQNPTLLAELRLLRQRKEELEQRMSALQESRRELMVQLEQLMLLLKNQGPGSSPRSSPSHTINTSIQSVSGNTTPIPMPVQSTSGNTTPSQTPQDSLMGLGGEVQQAFAQGSRRNLRNDLLVAADSITNTMSSLVKELNSEAGSEAGSISDLTFPTSDVLHSRSSSRSGAADKLESGGFYGHDLEKQLNRELKMEERLRHTQEQDKNVLVRPSYRRFQSKNGNKK from the exons ATGGTGCTTTCCGAAGg AATGATTGAAGAGTCAGGCCGCAACAGCAGCGCCATGGCGGACAGGAGACAACTGTTTGCTGAAATGC gTGCACTGGATCTGGACTCCATTAGACTGTCCACATACAGGACGGCATGCAAGCTGAGATTCATACAGAAGAGGTGCAATT TGCATTTGGTGGATATCTGGAATATTATTGAGGTTTTTAGAGAAAACAGACTCAACACCATGGACCTCAGCACAGAGTTCTCTGTGTCACATTTGCAAGCAATACTGTCCACCATCTTTTACCAGCTGAACAAGCGCTTGCCCACAACCCACCAGATCAATGTAGACCAGTCCATCTCGTACCTCCTCAACTTCCTGTTAGCGGCCTACGACCC GGAAGGAGTGGGAAAGATCTCAGTTTTTGTGATGAAGATGGCCCTGGCTGCTCTCTGCGGAGGAAAGATTTTGGACAAACTAAGAT ATGTGTTTTCACAGATATCAGACCCAAACGGAGTGATGATATACTCACAGTTTGACCAGTTCCTAAGAGAGGTACTGAAACTGCCCATGACGGTTTTTGAGGGACCATCTTTTGGCTACACTGAGCAGTCCACGAGAACCTGCTTTCCACAAGAG AAAAAGGTCTCGCTCAATGTGTTTCTTGACACGTTCATGTCGGATCCTCCTCCTCAGTGTCTGGTTTGGTTACCGCTGATGCACCGGCTGGCAAATGTTGAGAATG TCTTCCATCCTGTGGAGTGCTCCTACTGCCACAGCCAGAGCATGATGGGATTCCGCTACCGTTGCCAACAATGTGATAATTACCAACTCTGCCAAGAGTGTTTCTGGAGGGGCCATGCCTCGGGCAGCCATAGCAACCAGCACCAGATGAAGGAGTACATGTCATGG AAATCTCCAGCTAAGAAGCTGTCAGATGCTCTTAGCAAATCTCTGAGCTGTGCCTCCGGTCGAGAGCCTCCTTACCCGATGTTCTCCGAAACAGCAGAGAAACCGCTCAACCTCACTCACGTCGT GGACACATG GCCTCCCAGACCTGTGACCGCTGGAAATGAATACATTCTCTCTCACTCCATGCCTTCCTCAGGAAACCCTTACTCCAGCAAAAC AGGTGCTCATGATGAGACGAAGCAAATGAAGCTGTTTTCCCGGACGGCCCCAGATCTTTTGAAAGGGAAAGG GGTTCAGTACAGCCTCGATATCGCGGATAGGCTCGCTGATGAGCACATACTTATCGGACTTTATGTGAATCTCCTCCGAAAGGACCGTTCATG TTTCCAAGAGAGCTATAAAAACCAAGACGATGAGCACTTCCTCATCGCCCGTTACGCCTCCCGATTGGCTGCTGATGGAGCTGCAGCG AAGACCAGAGTCCCAGCGgacatctctctctgtctggacTCCAATAAACAGCAGCGACAACTTATCGCCGAGCTGGAGAACAAGAACAA GGAGATTTTGCAAGAGATCCAACGCCTGAGACAACAGCATGAAGAAGCTTCCCAGCCTCCGTTAGACAAAAGCCAACAGAACCCAACGTTACTGGCTGAACTGAGACTGCTCAG GCAGAGGAAGGAGGAGTTGGAGCAGAGGATGTCGGCCCTTCAGGAGAGCCGTCGAGAACTCATGGTCCAACTAGAGCAGCTCATGCTTCTCTTAAAG AACCAGGGCCCTGGCTCCTCCCCTCGCTCTTCCCCCAGCCACACCATAAACACATCCATCCAATCAGTGTCCGGCAATACCACACCCATCCCAATGCCCGTCCAATCGACATCCGGCAATACGACACCCAGTCAGACGCCTCAGGACTCGCTCATGGGCCTGGGAGGAGAGGTCCAGCAGGCCTTCGCTCAGG GCTCCAGAAGGAACTTAAGAAATGATCTCCTGGTAGCTGCAGACTCCATAACCAACACAATGTCTTCACTGGTGAAGGAGCTTAACTCGG AGGCGGGGAGTGAAGCGGGCAGCATCTCTGACCTCACGTTCCCAACGTCGGACGTTCTTCACTCCAGGAGCTCTTCAAGATCAGG GGCAGCAGATAAGCTGGAGTCTGGGGGTTTCTATGGGCACGATCTGGAAAAGCAGCTGAACAGAGAGCTGAAGATGGAGGAACGACTCAGACACACGCAGGAACAGGACAAGAACGTCCTGGTGAGACCTTCTTATAGGagatttcaaagcaaaaacgGTAACAAGAA gTGA
- the dtna gene encoding dystrobrevin alpha isoform X1, which yields MVLSEGMIEESGRNSSAMADRRQLFAEMRALDLDSIRLSTYRTACKLRFIQKRCNLHLVDIWNIIEVFRENRLNTMDLSTEFSVSHLQAILSTIFYQLNKRLPTTHQINVDQSISYLLNFLLAAYDPEGVGKISVFVMKMALAALCGGKILDKLRYVFSQISDPNGVMIYSQFDQFLREVLKLPMTVFEGPSFGYTEQSTRTCFPQEKKVSLNVFLDTFMSDPPPQCLVWLPLMHRLANVENVFHPVECSYCHSQSMMGFRYRCQQCDNYQLCQECFWRGHASGSHSNQHQMKEYMSWKSPAKKLSDALSKSLSCASGREPPYPMFSETAEKPLNLTHVVDTWPPRPVTAGNEYILSHSMPSSGNPYSSKTGAHDETKQMKLFSRTAPDLLKGKGVQYSLDIADRLADEHILIGLYVNLLRKDRSCFQESYKNQDDEHFLIARYASRLAADGAAAKTRVPADISLCLDSNKQQRQLIAELENKNKEILQEIQRLRQQHEEASQPPLDKSQQNPTLLAELRLLRQRKEELEQRMSALQESRRELMVQLEQLMLLLKEEELKRANQGPGSSPRSSPSHTINTSIQSVSGNTTPIPMPVQSTSGNTTPSQTPQDSLMGLGGEVQQAFAQGSRRNLRNDLLVAADSITNTMSSLVKELNSEAGSEAGSISDLTFPTSDVLHSRSSSRSGAADKLESGGFYGHDLEKQLNRELKMEERLRHTQEQDKNVLVRPSYRRFQSKNGNKK from the exons ATGGTGCTTTCCGAAGg AATGATTGAAGAGTCAGGCCGCAACAGCAGCGCCATGGCGGACAGGAGACAACTGTTTGCTGAAATGC gTGCACTGGATCTGGACTCCATTAGACTGTCCACATACAGGACGGCATGCAAGCTGAGATTCATACAGAAGAGGTGCAATT TGCATTTGGTGGATATCTGGAATATTATTGAGGTTTTTAGAGAAAACAGACTCAACACCATGGACCTCAGCACAGAGTTCTCTGTGTCACATTTGCAAGCAATACTGTCCACCATCTTTTACCAGCTGAACAAGCGCTTGCCCACAACCCACCAGATCAATGTAGACCAGTCCATCTCGTACCTCCTCAACTTCCTGTTAGCGGCCTACGACCC GGAAGGAGTGGGAAAGATCTCAGTTTTTGTGATGAAGATGGCCCTGGCTGCTCTCTGCGGAGGAAAGATTTTGGACAAACTAAGAT ATGTGTTTTCACAGATATCAGACCCAAACGGAGTGATGATATACTCACAGTTTGACCAGTTCCTAAGAGAGGTACTGAAACTGCCCATGACGGTTTTTGAGGGACCATCTTTTGGCTACACTGAGCAGTCCACGAGAACCTGCTTTCCACAAGAG AAAAAGGTCTCGCTCAATGTGTTTCTTGACACGTTCATGTCGGATCCTCCTCCTCAGTGTCTGGTTTGGTTACCGCTGATGCACCGGCTGGCAAATGTTGAGAATG TCTTCCATCCTGTGGAGTGCTCCTACTGCCACAGCCAGAGCATGATGGGATTCCGCTACCGTTGCCAACAATGTGATAATTACCAACTCTGCCAAGAGTGTTTCTGGAGGGGCCATGCCTCGGGCAGCCATAGCAACCAGCACCAGATGAAGGAGTACATGTCATGG AAATCTCCAGCTAAGAAGCTGTCAGATGCTCTTAGCAAATCTCTGAGCTGTGCCTCCGGTCGAGAGCCTCCTTACCCGATGTTCTCCGAAACAGCAGAGAAACCGCTCAACCTCACTCACGTCGT GGACACATG GCCTCCCAGACCTGTGACCGCTGGAAATGAATACATTCTCTCTCACTCCATGCCTTCCTCAGGAAACCCTTACTCCAGCAAAAC AGGTGCTCATGATGAGACGAAGCAAATGAAGCTGTTTTCCCGGACGGCCCCAGATCTTTTGAAAGGGAAAGG GGTTCAGTACAGCCTCGATATCGCGGATAGGCTCGCTGATGAGCACATACTTATCGGACTTTATGTGAATCTCCTCCGAAAGGACCGTTCATG TTTCCAAGAGAGCTATAAAAACCAAGACGATGAGCACTTCCTCATCGCCCGTTACGCCTCCCGATTGGCTGCTGATGGAGCTGCAGCG AAGACCAGAGTCCCAGCGgacatctctctctgtctggacTCCAATAAACAGCAGCGACAACTTATCGCCGAGCTGGAGAACAAGAACAA GGAGATTTTGCAAGAGATCCAACGCCTGAGACAACAGCATGAAGAAGCTTCCCAGCCTCCGTTAGACAAAAGCCAACAGAACCCAACGTTACTGGCTGAACTGAGACTGCTCAG GCAGAGGAAGGAGGAGTTGGAGCAGAGGATGTCGGCCCTTCAGGAGAGCCGTCGAGAACTCATGGTCCAACTAGAGCAGCTCATGCTTCTCTTAAAG GAAGAAGAGCTAAAAAGAGCC AACCAGGGCCCTGGCTCCTCCCCTCGCTCTTCCCCCAGCCACACCATAAACACATCCATCCAATCAGTGTCCGGCAATACCACACCCATCCCAATGCCCGTCCAATCGACATCCGGCAATACGACACCCAGTCAGACGCCTCAGGACTCGCTCATGGGCCTGGGAGGAGAGGTCCAGCAGGCCTTCGCTCAGG GCTCCAGAAGGAACTTAAGAAATGATCTCCTGGTAGCTGCAGACTCCATAACCAACACAATGTCTTCACTGGTGAAGGAGCTTAACTCGG AGGCGGGGAGTGAAGCGGGCAGCATCTCTGACCTCACGTTCCCAACGTCGGACGTTCTTCACTCCAGGAGCTCTTCAAGATCAGG GGCAGCAGATAAGCTGGAGTCTGGGGGTTTCTATGGGCACGATCTGGAAAAGCAGCTGAACAGAGAGCTGAAGATGGAGGAACGACTCAGACACACGCAGGAACAGGACAAGAACGTCCTGGTGAGACCTTCTTATAGGagatttcaaagcaaaaacgGTAACAAGAA gTGA
- the dtna gene encoding dystrobrevin alpha isoform X2 — MVLSEGMIEESGRNSSAMADRRQLFAEMRALDLDSIRLSTYRTACKLRFIQKRCNLHLVDIWNIIEVFRENRLNTMDLSTEFSVSHLQAILSTIFYQLNKRLPTTHQINVDQSISYLLNFLLAAYDPEGVGKISVFVMKMALAALCGGKILDKLRYVFSQISDPNGVMIYSQFDQFLREVLKLPMTVFEGPSFGYTEQSTRTCFPQEKKVSLNVFLDTFMSDPPPQCLVWLPLMHRLANVENVFHPVECSYCHSQSMMGFRYRCQQCDNYQLCQECFWRGHASGSHSNQHQMKEYMSWKSPAKKLSDALSKSLSCASGREPPYPMFSETAEKPLNLTHVVPPRPVTAGNEYILSHSMPSSGNPYSSKTGAHDETKQMKLFSRTAPDLLKGKGVQYSLDIADRLADEHILIGLYVNLLRKDRSCFQESYKNQDDEHFLIARYASRLAADGAAAKTRVPADISLCLDSNKQQRQLIAELENKNKEILQEIQRLRQQHEEASQPPLDKSQQNPTLLAELRLLRQRKEELEQRMSALQESRRELMVQLEQLMLLLKEEELKRANQGPGSSPRSSPSHTINTSIQSVSGNTTPIPMPVQSTSGNTTPSQTPQDSLMGLGGEVQQAFAQGSRRNLRNDLLVAADSITNTMSSLVKELNSEAGSEAGSISDLTFPTSDVLHSRSSSRSGAADKLESGGFYGHDLEKQLNRELKMEERLRHTQEQDKNVLVRPSYRRFQSKNGNKK, encoded by the exons ATGGTGCTTTCCGAAGg AATGATTGAAGAGTCAGGCCGCAACAGCAGCGCCATGGCGGACAGGAGACAACTGTTTGCTGAAATGC gTGCACTGGATCTGGACTCCATTAGACTGTCCACATACAGGACGGCATGCAAGCTGAGATTCATACAGAAGAGGTGCAATT TGCATTTGGTGGATATCTGGAATATTATTGAGGTTTTTAGAGAAAACAGACTCAACACCATGGACCTCAGCACAGAGTTCTCTGTGTCACATTTGCAAGCAATACTGTCCACCATCTTTTACCAGCTGAACAAGCGCTTGCCCACAACCCACCAGATCAATGTAGACCAGTCCATCTCGTACCTCCTCAACTTCCTGTTAGCGGCCTACGACCC GGAAGGAGTGGGAAAGATCTCAGTTTTTGTGATGAAGATGGCCCTGGCTGCTCTCTGCGGAGGAAAGATTTTGGACAAACTAAGAT ATGTGTTTTCACAGATATCAGACCCAAACGGAGTGATGATATACTCACAGTTTGACCAGTTCCTAAGAGAGGTACTGAAACTGCCCATGACGGTTTTTGAGGGACCATCTTTTGGCTACACTGAGCAGTCCACGAGAACCTGCTTTCCACAAGAG AAAAAGGTCTCGCTCAATGTGTTTCTTGACACGTTCATGTCGGATCCTCCTCCTCAGTGTCTGGTTTGGTTACCGCTGATGCACCGGCTGGCAAATGTTGAGAATG TCTTCCATCCTGTGGAGTGCTCCTACTGCCACAGCCAGAGCATGATGGGATTCCGCTACCGTTGCCAACAATGTGATAATTACCAACTCTGCCAAGAGTGTTTCTGGAGGGGCCATGCCTCGGGCAGCCATAGCAACCAGCACCAGATGAAGGAGTACATGTCATGG AAATCTCCAGCTAAGAAGCTGTCAGATGCTCTTAGCAAATCTCTGAGCTGTGCCTCCGGTCGAGAGCCTCCTTACCCGATGTTCTCCGAAACAGCAGAGAAACCGCTCAACCTCACTCACGTCGT GCCTCCCAGACCTGTGACCGCTGGAAATGAATACATTCTCTCTCACTCCATGCCTTCCTCAGGAAACCCTTACTCCAGCAAAAC AGGTGCTCATGATGAGACGAAGCAAATGAAGCTGTTTTCCCGGACGGCCCCAGATCTTTTGAAAGGGAAAGG GGTTCAGTACAGCCTCGATATCGCGGATAGGCTCGCTGATGAGCACATACTTATCGGACTTTATGTGAATCTCCTCCGAAAGGACCGTTCATG TTTCCAAGAGAGCTATAAAAACCAAGACGATGAGCACTTCCTCATCGCCCGTTACGCCTCCCGATTGGCTGCTGATGGAGCTGCAGCG AAGACCAGAGTCCCAGCGgacatctctctctgtctggacTCCAATAAACAGCAGCGACAACTTATCGCCGAGCTGGAGAACAAGAACAA GGAGATTTTGCAAGAGATCCAACGCCTGAGACAACAGCATGAAGAAGCTTCCCAGCCTCCGTTAGACAAAAGCCAACAGAACCCAACGTTACTGGCTGAACTGAGACTGCTCAG GCAGAGGAAGGAGGAGTTGGAGCAGAGGATGTCGGCCCTTCAGGAGAGCCGTCGAGAACTCATGGTCCAACTAGAGCAGCTCATGCTTCTCTTAAAG GAAGAAGAGCTAAAAAGAGCC AACCAGGGCCCTGGCTCCTCCCCTCGCTCTTCCCCCAGCCACACCATAAACACATCCATCCAATCAGTGTCCGGCAATACCACACCCATCCCAATGCCCGTCCAATCGACATCCGGCAATACGACACCCAGTCAGACGCCTCAGGACTCGCTCATGGGCCTGGGAGGAGAGGTCCAGCAGGCCTTCGCTCAGG GCTCCAGAAGGAACTTAAGAAATGATCTCCTGGTAGCTGCAGACTCCATAACCAACACAATGTCTTCACTGGTGAAGGAGCTTAACTCGG AGGCGGGGAGTGAAGCGGGCAGCATCTCTGACCTCACGTTCCCAACGTCGGACGTTCTTCACTCCAGGAGCTCTTCAAGATCAGG GGCAGCAGATAAGCTGGAGTCTGGGGGTTTCTATGGGCACGATCTGGAAAAGCAGCTGAACAGAGAGCTGAAGATGGAGGAACGACTCAGACACACGCAGGAACAGGACAAGAACGTCCTGGTGAGACCTTCTTATAGGagatttcaaagcaaaaacgGTAACAAGAA gTGA